A single window of Onychomys torridus chromosome 8, mOncTor1.1, whole genome shotgun sequence DNA harbors:
- the LOC118590151 gene encoding olfactory receptor 2AK2-like has product METGNHSSGTDFILVGLFQYGQMDTLLFTVITMLFAVALIGNITLVHLIRLDRRLHTPMYFLLSQLSIIDMMYISTTVPKMAANFLSGTKTISFLGCEIQAFVFLSLGGSEALLLGFMSYDRYIAICRPLHYPVLMSRKICCSMVACAWSSSSVNALVHTLYAFQLPFCGSRIVNHFFCEVPSLLPLVCEDTSQYEHTILMSGLVILLLPFLAILASYARVLVVVFQMRSGKGQSRAVSTCSSHLTVASLFYATTLSTYTQPHSLHSPARDKVVAVFYSIVTPVLNPFIYSLRNKEVMGALRRQMG; this is encoded by the coding sequence ATGGAGACAGGAAATCACAGCTCGGGGACAGACTTCATCTTGGTTGGTCTCTTCCAGTATGGCCAGATGGACACTCTCCTCTTCACAGTCATCACCATGCTCTTTGCAGTAGCTCTGATAGGCAACATCACACTGGTCCACCTCATCAGACTGGACCGAAGACTCCATACCCCCATGTACTTCCTCCTCAGCCAACTCTCCATCATCGACATGATGTACATCTCCACCACAGTGCCCAAGATGGCAGCTAACTTCCTGTCAGGCACCAAGACCATTTCCTTTCTGGGCTGTGAGATCCAAGCCTTTGTGTTTCTGAGCCTGGGTGGGTCTGAAGCCCTCCTGCTGGGTTTCATGTCCTATGACAGGTATATAGCCATCTGCCGGCCCCTGCACTATCCTGTGCTCATGAGCAGGAAGATCTGCTGCTCCATGGTTGCCTGTGCCTGGAGCAGCAGTTCTGTCAATGCTTTGGTGCACACACTGTATGCATTTCAGCTTCCATTCTGTGGATCTCGGATTGTTAACCACTTTTTCTGTGAGgttccatctctcctgcccttggTGTGTGAAGACACATCCCAATATGAGCACACAATCCTCATGAGTGGCCTTGTCATTCTGCTACTACCCTTCCTGGCCATTCTGGCTTCCTATGCTCGGGTGTTGGTTGTTGTATTCCAGATGCGCTCAGGGAAAGGACAGAGTAGAGCCGTGTCCacctgctcctcccacctcactgtggccagcctgttctatgCCACCACTCTTTCCACCTACACCCAGCCACACTCCCTGCATTCTCCTGCAAGGGACAAGGTGGTGGCTGTGTTTTACTCAATTGTCACCCCTGTTCTGAACCCATTTATCTACAGCCTGCGTAACAAGGAAGTCATGGGGGCCCTGAGGAGACAGATGGGATGA